Genomic DNA from Hordeum vulgare subsp. vulgare chromosome 2H, MorexV3_pseudomolecules_assembly, whole genome shotgun sequence:
gttacgttgcgacatttgatacacacaaagcattcctccggtgtcagtgagttatatgatctcatggtcataggaataaatacttgacacgcagaaaacagtagcaacaaaatgacacgatcaacatgctacgtctattagtttgggtctagtccatcacgtgattctcccaatgacgtgatccagttatcaagcaacaacaccttgttcataatcagaagacactgactatcatcgatcaactggctagccaactagaggcatgctagggatggtgttttttctatgtatccacacatgtaaatgagtcttcattcaatacaattatagcatggataataaactattatcttgatacaggaattataataataactatatatttattattgcctctagggcataattccaacactctggGCCTGGTCAGGCCAAGCGCGGGGGAAGACGCCCCTGGTGGGCCGACGTGGTGCTTCTAGGGTGTCGGCGCCCTGGAAAGTTCTGAGACCGAATTCGCTGGGTCGGACAAGGTACAAAAGAAGAAGCAATGGCAACGGCGTACTTACTCATCGCTAGCGGCCCAGCGTCGTCGCAGCAGGGACAGTCACGGCTCCAAAGGCCCCCCGCGCGCCTCAGTGTGTGGGTCATCCCTTCTGGACGCATaggaagagaggaaggaggaagaaggcggcGTTCGCACGAGAACGATGAAGTAGCGCAGGAGGGGGCGGAAGGGAGAAGTTGTGTGGTGGCGGCTCCCCCCACGGGTGTGGCAGTTTTATACACCCACGATCGTGGGCCCCCAGGAGTCATGGGAAGTGGAGGCGACGTGCGCTCCATCGTGCGACGCACGCCGTGCCAAGACCACGGGCGAATGCGGCTTGCGTCGGCTCGTTCCCTGAATAGGCCATTCCGTGCGCGTAGCGGACGCGAGAGTAATCTTACGGGGGGAAGGATGGCGTGAGTGGGTGGCGCTCGTCAAGAGAGCAATGATGGATGGTGTAGCTCGCAGGTTTTATGACAACTCACTCGAGATGGTTTTCGAAGCGTTGCAGGGAGGAGAAGGGCTCCGCAACCCGCCGGGCGCCACGCGCCGAGCCTAGCCCGCAGGCGGTTGGGGCCCGCGCCGCttcgtccccccccccccatcgAGCGGAGTCGTGCAcgacccaggcccgggggctactatccGGCCCCTGGGACGAGGGGTACCCAGGCCCATCGGGCTGCGGCCCTAGGCACGACACGCTACACAAGACTGGCTCGGCCCATCGGCAAGACGAACAAGGAAGAACCTTGCGAGGCAAGCGTGTGAGGACCATCGCCAAGGACCACGAGAGAGCGCTCGCTGTAAGGACACGTCCTCAGGCCAGCCCCAAGGCTCCCGCGGGGCGAGCTTGTGAGGGGCGACCTGGCGAGGGTCTCATAATCTTGTGCCTTCACGTGAGTGATGCAGGTTGCGCAGGAGCGGTGCCATCGGGCATGGACAGTAGGGGTTTTCACTTCGGTGCTAAGGAAGCGGGGCCAGCTGGTGGGCTCCCAAAAGCAACTCCCAAAGACTTACTGATCGGTGCAAGAAGACTAGggctgggggctcggcagggcGGAGCTCACCCacgagcccaccagcgcgtcaccAGGAAGGActtttgcaggcaaagaccacctttgccaGGGCGGACCGCAGTCTTGTCCCCTTTTGAAATGGTCATTGTGGCGACCCTTCCCGCCGAGTGTGTTTTcgagggaagaggaccaaggccagtataaaagagaggcccgaccTTTGTAGCAGGGGATGGGAGAGTCCTCCTAGGTCAAAAGCTCGCCGttgtacttgtcttccacctcaaTCAATCCAGACAAGCAGGAGTACGGTTTTACACCGCAAagtgacccgaacctgggtaagccGCGCGTGTGTTCTTGTTCGCTTTCTTTAGCTCGAGCCATTGGAGAGTCGcagtgaagttgagaggtagaacagggtaggagaggGAGCACACCCTAGAGTTCGAACCATTCCTGATatgcggagccccgattccgacactttcttcatatttattggatTTAAGGTTCTTGTATGAGAGCCCACTCCCTCCATTTTTTTCACGTCTCTTTCCTCCACATAGACAAAAGTGCCGGACTATAAAcccactattgtacttgctctaaacaGCTTGTACCAACAATTATGAAAGCTAAAAGAGCTCGGTAACAATCAAAAGCAGAGACAACACCATTTTTGTTTCTGAAAACAAGTGAGCACCATGCTGAAAGGTACCTACGAGATTTTGTACTGGTAAAAAAGAACATGGCTGTCCTTAAATCAGTTTCTACAGGAGAGAATCAGAGAAACCATAATTTTTTTTTTTAGAACAGAGAAACCATAAGTTGAGGCTGCAGCAACATTTTCATAGGGACTGAATTTTTTTGGTGATATTTCATTGAAACGCAGAGCATCAGCAAGAAATGGCAAGACTTGTACTTGTTCTCTGCCGGTTCAGCATCTATAAGAAAGAAAACGACGGTTATTTACACCAGATAAGCTGCTGCATCTTCTAGTAGATTGATAGTTCTCAGATAGTTTCTCTACTGCTACTGTTTATCACCCATGTCAAGAACTAGACATTGACCAAAAGAGAACTGGGAAAGCAACACAGGGTATTACGGTGACACGCTGTCGAGCCAAACAACGACTTGCTCTATGGATGGACGCTGGCGAGGGTCAGTGCTGATGCACCTGCATGCTGTTTCGAGAACAGACATAAGCTGCTTCTCATGGGCGTTGCTCCAAATCAGCCTGTCAAAAATCTGCTCTTCCTTGTTCTCAGATTTCACCTGGAGAGCCCAGGAGACCAAGTCCCTGGATCCCTTGACTTTCGACACCTCCACAGGCCGTCTACCGGTGAGAAGCTCCAGCAAGACGACCCCGAAGCTGTAGACGTCCCCTTTCGGGGTGGCGATCAGTGACTGGCTGTACTCAGGTGGTATGTAACCCAAGGTGCCAACTAGGTCAGTAGTCACATGAGTGTCATAGGGCTGTATTAGCCTTGCTAGCCCGAAATCAGCCAGGTGCGCCTCAAAGTTCTCGTTCAGAAgaatgttgcttgacttcacgtcTCGGTGGATGATGTTTGGCTCGCAGTCCTTGTGCAAGTAAGCTAATCCCCTGGCTGAACCCTGAGCAATTTTGAGCCTTGACTCCCATTTCAGCATGTAACCACCATCCGCCCTCTCGTGCAGCCAGTAGTCCAGGCTACTGTTCTCCATGTATGTGTAGATGAGCAACCTATCGTTTCCATGGCGGCAGTAGCCTCTCAGCGTAACAAGATTCTTGTGCTGAGCCTGGGACAGCGCTTCCACCTCGGCACGGAACTCCCTCTCCATCTGCCCACAATCACCAGAGAGTCGCTTCACTGCCGCCTTGGTTCCATCTGGGAGGTAGGCCTTGTAGACGAGACCAAATCCACCACACCCTATAATGTTGGCTTGATCAAAGTTGTTGGTCGACCTAATGAGGTCACTAACAGTTAGCTCCTTCGCAGAATTCTGAAAGAACAGCACTGGCTTTGAGTAGGAATAATATGAGTCATGACAAGCACCCCCACCATCAGTGTCTTCATCATCGATAGCACTGGCCTCACTTTTAGAAATGTTAACCAAAATAACACACAAAACTACTGCAAGTGCCAGCCCCATGCAGATTGCCACGCCAAGTATTTTGTTTTTCCTGTTCCTGATGCTTGTTGCAGGCTGTGTTTCATTGTTAACATTAGTTTCCCCAGACTGATTCAGGCTACAGGAAATTAACCTGCATAAACCTGGGTTGCCCTCAAAGCTGGAGTTTGTGAAGGTGAAGAACTGCCCTCCATTTGGGATCGGCCCAACCAAATGATTGTGAGCCACACTGAACTTAGACAAGAAAGTGAGATCTGTCAGGGATGgcggtatcaatccagtaagattATTGGAGGATAGATCAAGGACCTCCAAATTCTCCATCTTGGAGAGTGCATCAGGAATGCTCCCAGACATGAAGTTGTTGCTCAGATCCAGCACATGTAGCTCTTTCAAGTTTCCAAACTCAGGCCAGATGGTCCCATTCAGACCATTGTCATTCAAGAACAGCGATGGTGGGAAATTCGAGAGCTGGTTATATTGCCGTCCACTTGTGCTCCTGTTATGCTTCACATACAATGGCATGCTAGTGAAAGCCATACCCTGCGAACTCCTGGCAGTCATAAGGCCCTTCAGCTCTGTCAAACTCTTGGGTACCTCGCACACCAATGAATTGTTTGAGAGATCCAAGTAGCTCAAATGGTCAAGCTCACCAATCCACGACGGGATGGTGCCGACCAATTGGTTCCAGGACAAATCAAGCACCTCCAATTTCCTGCACTGAGCCAGCCATTCCGGAACCCTTCCCCTTAGAGCACAATCGCCAAGAGCCAACACCTCTAGGCTGTTGAAACCCCCAATGCCAATGTCAGGCAGCTCCTCACCGCCGAAATTCTTGGTGAGAATCAGTGTAGTGAGGTTTTCACACCGGCGCAGCACGGTAAGCGCCCCTGAGATGTTGTGCAAGCTGTTGTTGGACAAGGAGAGCATGGAGAGCGATCTGAGACGACCGTAATCCTCGGGCAATTGCCCCATCAATTTGTTCCTGGCAAGGCTGAGTGACTTGAGGTTACCGCAATCCGCCAAGCTAACCGGGAGTGTTCCATTCAGGTGGTTTGTTGCGAGGTCAACAGAAGCAAGCAGTGGCATACCAGAGAAGTTGACATGAGTAATTGGACCGGACAGGGAGTTGTTCCGGAGGTTGAGGTCGCGTAGggatgacaaggacgacaacgatggcgGTAGCGACCCTGAGAAGCCATTGGAGTGGGCGGTGAAATGCTCTAGCGACCTTAGGTCGCGGAACACGTCCGGGAGCCGACCAGAGAAGCGGTTGACGGATAAATCCAGCAGGGTGAGGTTTTTTAGCTCGCGGAGGCGCGAGGTCACCTGGCCGGCGAGCCCATTGGAGGCGAGGGAGAGCTTGTGCAGTCCGGTGAGGCCGAAGAGCTCGGCAGGGAGGGCGCCGGAGAAGGAGTTTGCGCCGAGGAAGAGCTCCTGGAGCGtggcggcgcagggcggcgggTTGGCGGACGAGGGGAGTGAGCCGGTGAGGCGGTTGACGGAGAGGTCGAGCACCCGCagggccggcgcgccggcgcataGGTCGGGCCCGAGCGCGCCGGAGAGGGAGTTATTGCTGGCATTGAAGG
This window encodes:
- the LOC123426367 gene encoding phytosulfokine receptor 2 encodes the protein MGKCCLLPLFLTLSSLLLPAGAAACHPDDLRALRAFAGNLTAGGDILLRAAWSGRGGSCCAWEGVGCDGVRGRVTKLRLPGRGLAGPFPGDALAGLPRLAELDLSRNALSGGVSAVAGLAGLRAADLSANLLVGSIPDLAALPGLVAFNASNNSLSGALGPDLCAGAPALRVLDLSVNRLTGSLPSSANPPPCAATLQELFLGANSFSGALPAELFGLTGLHKLSLASNGLAGQVTSRLRELKNLTLLDLSVNRFSGRLPDVFRDLRSLEHFTAHSNGFSGSLPPSLSSLSSLRDLNLRNNSLSGPITHVNFSGMPLLASVDLATNHLNGTLPVSLADCGNLKSLSLARNKLMGQLPEDYGRLRSLSMLSLSNNSLHNISGALTVLRRCENLTTLILTKNFGGEELPDIGIGGFNSLEVLALGDCALRGRVPEWLAQCRKLEVLDLSWNQLVGTIPSWIGELDHLSYLDLSNNSLVCEVPKSLTELKGLMTARSSQGMAFTSMPLYVKHNRSTSGRQYNQLSNFPPSLFLNDNGLNGTIWPEFGNLKELHVLDLSNNFMSGSIPDALSKMENLEVLDLSSNNLTGLIPPSLTDLTFLSKFSVAHNHLVGPIPNGGQFFTFTNSSFEGNPGLCRLISCSLNQSGETNVNNETQPATSIRNRKNKILGVAICMGLALAVVLCVILVNISKSEASAIDDEDTDGGGACHDSYYSYSKPVLFFQNSAKELTVSDLIRSTNNFDQANIIGCGGFGLVYKAYLPDGTKAAVKRLSGDCGQMEREFRAEVEALSQAQHKNLVTLRGYCRHGNDRLLIYTYMENSSLDYWLHERADGGYMLKWESRLKIAQGSARGLAYLHKDCEPNIIHRDVKSSNILLNENFEAHLADFGLARLIQPYDTHVTTDLVGTLGYIPPEYSQSLIATPKGDVYSFGVVLLELLTGRRPVEVSKVKGSRDLVSWALQVKSENKEEQIFDRLIWSNAHEKQLMSVLETACRCISTDPRQRPSIEQVVVWLDSVSP